The DNA sequence TGCCTGGAGGTCCCACCATGTAGGAGAAAAAGATTTTACTTCTTATTTGGAATTCCACAAGAGTTGGTCCAGAATTGATATGGTGTAGGTTTCAAACACAACAAAAATCAATAAGATTAAAATCCTACCATGATGCCACTTGGATTACTGTCCAATAGAATTCAATAAACTCCAACATACCACTAAAATTAATGATGGAGGAAAAATATACACTTCAGATCAAGATATATTAAATGAATATATTAAATCAATTTAACAAATATTATAAAAAAAACTATATGCAAAAGATCAAATTAGAAAAGACGATATTGTGAAGTATCTGGGAAGATaaaacttgcaaaaaaaaatcagaacaacaaaaataattactAAATGAAGAAATAACAGAAGAAGAGATTAAGAGAGACATCAAAAACTGGAGAATAGTAAGACCCCAAGACCAGATGGCTTTACGGCAATTTATGATAAATAATTGGAGAAAGAATTGATACCATATCTAAAAATAGTTATGAATCAAGCATTAACCTTGCAAAAGATCCCAGATTCCTGGAAAATGGCCAATATTATGATGATATATAAAGAAGATTCGGACCCCAACTGATGCTAAAAATTAAAGTCCGATATCCCTTCTGAATACTGACTACAAGATTTTTACAAACATTCTAGCAGATTGTCATCAAATAAGGAGTAAAAACATGAAGACACAAACCAAAGAACCAGAAACATAgaagaagacaggagaagaaaaaATCGAGAAATGACAGTGGAAAAGGACTAAAACTCTCCTAGAAGAGTCCTGGGAAGTTTACCAAAGAAAATTTAGATCTTTCTTACTTTCTGTCACCTTTATCTTGATATTTCTCGGACCcaatttcctccctccccctcttttttttctttccccctcccctcacCCCCAACTATTTTCTCTCCTAGTTACTTTACTTTTCCCTTTCCCCAAAccttctatgattttatatgcttttcatGATTTTAGATTCACTTTATACTTTTAAATGGAAGATTGGATACATGAAGATCAGACAGAATTTCTACCACAGAGACACATAAAAGACAATGTTAGAACCATTataaatatatttgaatattgggttattgtgtgttttccgggctctatggccatgctctagaagtattctctcctgacatttcacccacatctatggcaggcatcctcagaggttgtgaggtataattgaatattatgagaAAAATAATCAAAAGGAATTGGAATTTATTTCTCTAGGTGCAGAGAAGGCTTTTGATAGATTAAATTGGGATTTCTTTACATAATTAATAACAGAGTTGGACATGGGGCACCAGTTCACAAatgcaataaaatcaatttaTGACAAGCAAGAtgccaacataataataaatgaacAAGCAACCATAAATATAAAGATAAATAAAGGAACATGACAAGGCTGGCCAATATCTCcccttttatttatattatcaATGGAAATACTGTTAAAATCAATATGAGAAGATAAAAATGTGGTAGGGACAAAAATTAAACAGAGACTTTTAAAACACGAGCTTTTGTGGAAGACTTAATATGCATAGTCAAAGACCCATTGGGAAATATAAAAAATTTCCTATACAAAATGGAAGACTTCAGAAGAGTATCAGGATTTAAAATGAATAAGAGAAAGACAATGATACTAACAAAAAAATATAATGAAACCGAGACAGGAATTACCGAAAGAAATCTCAGGAATACAAATATCCAGCAAGATCAAACACTTAGGAATAAATTTAACTGAGACCAATTCAGAACTCTTGAAAAACAATTATGAAACTCagtggaaagaaataaagatttagaaaattggaaacacttaaaattatcattattggaAGGAATagcaacaattaaaatgaacatcctCGAAAAATATTATATCTATTCCAGACAATATTTATCTTAAGAAACATGCAAATTTTTAAGACTTGGAATAAAGATCTGTCAAAATTCATATGGCAGGAAAAGAAAGCGAGGATAAAATTCATAAATTTGACatatgaaaggaaaagaagaggcttTGGACTGCCAGACTTGAAATTATATTATGAAGCAAGTGTATTGGATTGGTTAAAAGATTGGACAACGCTAAAAAAATCCTTAACATTAGAAGGGTTCAACTTAAGACAAAGGTGGCATGCCTATTTATGGTATggcaaaaataatggaaaaaatatGGTAACCACTTTGTACGATCAGCATTAGTTAAAATTTGGGAGAGATATAAAGATAAATTTTATCCAAAAACCCCTCTATGGACTTCTCCTCTAGAAGCATGTCAAAGAAGAGAAACAGGTGGAGACAAGTGGCTAATACATAAAGAAATACTGAAAAGACAACATGGAATTATATTATGAAGACACAAGAAGCAATAAACTCAACAAATAGTAACATTTTGTGGTTCCTATATATGTAACTAAGAGAATATTACAACAAAGATAAGAAGATAGGATTTATGGAAAAAGAGGtattctgggatagaataatgcagacaCAAAATAAACTAATCATGAAACTATATAAgaagttgttagaatggtcaacGGAAAAAGAAATTGTCAAGGAATATATGGTGAAGTGGGCGATGAATGTAGGCCACACTATTGGAATGGAGGAATGGAAGAAGACCTGgaacattacattaaaatatacttattcttatgatattaaagaaaactagtataaaatgatgtaccaattGTATATCACCCCAGACAAATTAGCAAAATGCTACAAAAACATGAatgcaaaatgttggaaatgtaaaacagAGAGAGGCACctttttcacatgtggtggagtGGCAAAAAAAACAAAGAGTTTTTGGAAAGAAGTACATGGTGATATTCAGAAGATACTACAAATAAAATTTCAGCTGAAGCCAGAATTTTTTATTGGGCATGATAGACATTAAATTAGAGAGAAACAAAGACATCTTCTTTAATTATTTGGTCACAGCAGCCAGAATAGTCTTTGCGAGACACTGGAGAGTAAATGAAATTCCAATATTAAAGGAATGGTTGACGAAAATGGTGGAAATTATGTGTATGGATAAACTTACACATCAACTATCACAACGGAAAGGTAATTACAAAAAAGGTCATGGACTGGACCTTATTAACTAGGTATATGAAACAAGAAAATATGACGATATTACTGTGAATATGTACCAATAAGGGTATATACACCTTGGTAtctgaaaagagagaggaagagaataaGAAGAAATATATGAGAATGAAAGACTTATAATTCATGATGGAGAGGATTGGAAGCCAGCAAACTACTCCCTCTCGCACTTTCCCCCACCTTCCCCGTCCCCCACTTTCCTTTTTCCAACTCTAAACTTCTATTCCAGCCCCCGAGCCTATTTCTTTTCCCATGTCCCTAGTATTCCTTATTATTTTCCCTATACTCTTAatctttcattttatttgtattatttaaaaattcttaataaaaattattttttaaaaaataaagcaccAAGGGATCCAACAAAGGGCCTCCGGAGTAGATCCCAGTGGCAAAATGGAGGTGACCAGCAGATCTTTGGTAGTAGGTGGATGATGGGTGCCAATGTGCCAAATGGCATCTAGTAGCAACTGGGATGGTTGCAGGCCAGGCGGCAAGAAGGAAGCAGAAGATCAGGAACAATGCAGTGTAGCCAGAACAGAGGAAGCTGGTCAACAGATGGTGGAGCATCAGCAGATTCCcagtatcagccaaagctggatACAGGGCCATGTACAAGATGTAAAAGGCTTGCCGAAGACGCCTAGACCCCAATAGCTAAAGGGTTTACCAGCactgggcaggaaaagagaagaaCCATGACAAAACttggttcttcaaattctcaTGGTTTCTGAAAGGGGCATGATGCTTTCCAGCAGGGCAGTGGAATTGTGGAGGGCTAGCAGCTGACAGCCGAGGAGCTAGCAAGGGTGGCAGCAACGGAAAATAATCGAAACTTTATCAGGCCCCCACGCGAACTCATGGGACAGCTTCCAAAACCAGGTAACAACAGAGAATCTCTAGAGATTGACGGGTTCTGCTGATAGCCGGCGCTGGTAAGAGACAGATCAAAAGTCTCAAGAAGTCTCAAGGGTCTCTCATCTTTATAGGGAGCGCTTTCAACCATGTTGGAATGGTGGTGGCGCTCTACCTTATCCCCACACAGCCTTGTTGTTCCCTCTCCTCTTTGTCCACGAAGACGTACCAGTTTGGCCCATCAAGGCCTCCTTCAAGACCCTGGTGGATTGAAGAGGATGAACAAATTATAAGAGGAGAAGTCGGGAGGGACAATTAGGTCAGATTAGAATTTACTCTCCAAGACGTCCTTAGAGAACCTGTTGCTTCGTTGccatcttggctcctcctccttTAAAGATCCAAAGTCGATTCCAATAGAACCTATGGACAAAGATTTATTCAAAACATCAAAGAAACAAATGCCAGAGTCCAAGAGATATTCCAAAGTTCATAAAACCAAAGCTCTCCAACAGGTTACCACTCCAAACAATGAAGTGGCTGCCAGCAACAAGTGACCACTCTTAAGCATCTTTTCTGCTAGCTTCTCAGGTGATGTCTATTTATAGCTCATTTCTCTGATAACCTGTGAAGTTAAGCCTTCTTCATTTGCAACTCTAAAAGAGCTGGAACACTTAACCCTACCTCCACCTACTCAGATGAACTTGCTTGTATTGCTCTGCATTCTGAGAATAGCTTTCTCCTTTCAAGCTTGATTGAGGAAGCTGTTTGGTAATGCTGAACTCTAACTCAAATGCTGGCCTTCCAAACCGTACCTCCTCACTCTTGCTGTGAGTACTATCAATGGCAGGAAGTGTGATGTGACTATGGAAGAGAAAAGCcgtattttttttaatgagcgCTCTCAAAAACTGTCATTATACTTTCTTTAATATATGCCCTCAAAAGGCCTTTAACCCATATCAGTGCAACAAATTCTGCCATGTATAATAGGGTGGTTGTGTGTATAATTGTGTTAAGAAATTAGCCATGTTCTTGTGGACAGGATTTCTGGTCACCGCACCAAACACTAAGACTGACTTTTATTCTGGCATCACTTTGACTTTGATGTATGGCAATTTTATGAACAAAATCACTCTGTAACTTATCCTTTATAatgaatcatgtcttctcatgatggggCCAAAGTATCATAGTCTCACCTTAGTCAGCTTAGCTTCTTGGGAGAGTTCAGTCCAAATTTGCTTGAATATCTGATTTTTGGCAGACCATGCTACTATCTACAGAACTTTCCTCCAGTatgacatttcaaatgagttgattcttgCCCTAACAGCTGTTTGAATGTGCAACTTTGATAGTTATATGTAGATatatgatggcatggacaatTCTGACTTCGATATACAATGATATTTTGACAGTTCAGATTCAGTCTAATTCCTTCTCATCTGCCCTTCCAAATTCTAGCCTTCTTCTGATTCTGGGTTACACTTATTCTGATTGACTGATCCAATGGATAGAATTTTTGAGAGCCCCAGTTCTTAAAGAAATGTTAATTATTGATGataattctgttttgttttcctaGTCCCAACCTACAATGTATATGTGCCCTAAGTCAACACTTATATAAATTCCATTCGTTCAGAATAGGGAAAGTAAGATTATCTAAAAATATTCATTCCAGATTGAAAGATAGATTTCCCAACAGAAGAATAATGAATCGCTTAGAGTTTTGCAGTTCTCCATATATTCAATGTCATGAGGTATTGCTCAGATATTGTGAGGTGTGTAAGAGAAAACACATAGGGTATCTGTGCAGAGGTTTTTGAGATGCCTTTATTTTGTGTAAAAAGCATTGCTAATTTTCCCCACAAATTAAATTGCATTTTTGTAAGAAGCCCTGAAATATGAAAGACTTTGTATTGTATTAGGTGTTTAGAAGTTACTATTTCCACTTTTTGGTGAGGGTAGTGATGGAATGATGAACAAAGCATTTGATTAAATATCCAAACTTTGTAAACCTTGCAGGTCAACTGCCTAAGCTATAGTAGAAAATCTGCATACATAAATTAAGTTGTATTTCAGATCATATATGTTTGCCTACAACTTTTCAAAGACAGAAGAATGAGGCAAATGCCTTTCAATGGACATATTTGGCTGTCCTGTTAGGATGTATTGAATCTTCTCTGCATTTTATTTCAGCTGCCCTAATCTTAATCCCAATCGCATATTTCTCCTTTTTGCAAAATGGTCCTTGATTTATTCCTGGGTCATATCACAATCTCTAATTTTGGACCCAACCCATGCCCATTATTTTTACATGAGGTCAACCTATTGccagtatataatatattaatatttcaaagaaaatagtTTCTCCTGGTTAGACAGGGGGGAAATTCTCTTTCAGAATTTTAAGAGGAATGATCTACCAAGGGAAATTCACAAAGAGGGCATTTTTTTCACCTTCTACTGAGGTCACCATGAACTTTATGTGTTCCAGATGCAGCAAATCATCCAATATAAAAGCATTACTCTGAAAATTGCTTTGTGAAACACTCAAGTTCAAGATAAGAATTCAGTTTTGAAGTTTCTGGATGGAGGCTAACAAAGTGAacttgaatccagataagacagaggtcctcgtggtcagtcaaaaggccaaacagggtatagggttacatcctgtgttggatggggctacactccccctgaagacgcaggttcacagcttgggagtaatcctggactcatcgttaagcctggaaccccaggtatcAGTGGtgaccaggggagcttttgcacaactaaaacttgtgcaccagctgctcCTGTActttgggaagcctgacttggccatggtggtccacgctctggttacatgcCAGctggtccaatgggcggcagccaggttactcacCGGAGCAGCatccagggagcatacaactcccctgttgtgtcagctccactgtctgccagtctgctaccgagcacaattcaaaacgCTGGcattagcctacaaagccctaaatggttccagcccagtctacctgtctgaatgtatttcCCCTATGACACACCTCAGAGTTtatgatcatctggggaggccctgctctcaatcccacctccttcacaagcgcgactggtggggacgagatacAGGGCCTTCCCAGTGGTGGTCCCCGGGTGTAAAACTCCCTCCGGTGACATTAGatgagccccctccctcctaaactttaggaagagtgtaaaaacttggctttgggagcaggcaATTGATAAATAGCAGAGTGCAAAAAAAATTTACCTGGAAATCATGCAATGGATTTTGGAACGGCTTTAGACCTTgcctttggatgatgtgtctcatattggaatgtattttaattatgttttatgtctgtttaaattttataatgctattgtatgtctgtgttttatgcccagGGCACTGTATAAATCCTgtttgtaagcctccttgagtccctctcggggtagagaaaggcggaatataaatatagtaaataaataaataaataagtttctcAAAAATGTTTCCTATTTAGGTGGGAGAAGGGAGGGTAACTTATGAGAATGACACTATTTTGATAGGCCCACTCATTAACCCCTCTGGACTTGTTTCTTCTATTGatcttcctttcatccttctgTTGGCCCTCTATCCATTTACAACACATGTAGATTCAAGAAAttgaataaaggaaaataaagcatGCACTCTTCTCTTTGTTTAATGGTGGTAAAGATACATGGCACTAATGAACTAACAATATATATATCTCCACCCTGTTGTCAGCAGGCTAAAACTCTTGCACTTTAATCACAGCAGTAGAACTGAACATCATTAAGTCCAGTGTCATCAGTAAAGAATCCACGGTTGGCAGGCTCCACTCTTGTTTGGATCCCACATATTGCACCAGTTTTGCAAGACAAGCTCCAGGGTCCAAATGTACCCCACTCATATGAATCGCCCTTCAACTCTTCCCCATCTTGACATTTGAACTTAATGTTGTTGGCTGCACTATCATCAAGCGGACCCTGTGGTTTTTCCACATTCAGAGAAAAGGAGTTCAGGTAGCCTTTGGAACAGTTTATACTGTTTGACCATTCTCCAAACCTGTCAGAAAAGACAATGATCACAACGATCAGAGAAAAACATTCAGATGGACTCCAGGAAAAGTAGTTGCTGACCAAAGGAATAAAGCCATAACCCATTTGTAGAGGAAAACTGGCCTGCTTTGGGACCAATAGCTCGCACAATCCTTTCTGACTAGAGTTTTAGGGAGATGAAATCCTAAATATCTGTCAGGTCAAACATTCCTCATCATTTTGGTAATGTTGGTGATTTGCTTCTAACTTCATGCAGACATTATGTATACCAGCAAACTGTCCAAGAGTGTATAGCTCGATGGTTGGAATCCTATTGATTACTTGTGAATAAATCTATAAACACTTAAAGTCAAACCAGGATCGAGTGAACCTTCGGAaggccactggggagtgaggggaAATGAGGGCCACTCAAGCTCGCACAACGCAAGCAACTTATTtggcttcactcccttctcagctgtgTACTTCTTAAATTGCCCAAAATTATCCAACATACATCGGAGGGGGGTCATTGACCCTCCCgattcttttgattctttcccacccattgtggTATATGAAAGACTAATTTCCTAGTGGAGTATGTCCCCGGACCGTGGTCGGATCTTCCTTGCACGTCCTGTTACTAGGGCCTGCCTCCAGACCTGGTCGGATCACCCTTGCAGGTCTTCCCCTAGAGCTCTTTTCCCTTTGGGTTTCTCTCGTTttcccaagggattcctacgggacccAGAACTgtttctacaatttaaaacttccctccccACAAGGTTTGCTCCTTCCCACCCCTTGGGGTATGTGGATTCGACCCTGGCCTGCACCGCCGGACTTTCAACGGTCAGTAACAGGGAACGCAAGGCTTCCTCCGCCCTCCCACTGGATGTGAAAGATCAATTTAACAACAAGCGGTTTgagaggtatacttgcctaaaTTTTCGTTCCGTCCCGCGGCGGCCACCTTTCCACGAGCGatggttgtctcacaacttctgttttggaggagagtACGCCTTCCCTTGCCTCGGGTGATgcgaagggaaccaccggtctttTACCTCTATTGAGAGGCCGTGGCCACGTCTCGGTGTggaccgtacgcagcaccccGGAAGGGGAGCGAACACACCTAGCTCCCAAGAGCAACTCCGAGTGGGCTTCAACGGAACCTTGGCAACACTACAAAGCCCAAAATTTCATCCCAGACGAGcccccagaaatgaaaggggtgattttgGGGTCCCCCAATCACTTATACATACCCCAGGtttgccaagccgctatgagaaccactcggagtccaaagggttgaggacaaacacctttattgtagctacagacagacaatagCCTCACGCAGCAGTGAAGCAAGCAAAAATTGTCTGCCCCGAGTAAATCTGCTCGGGGTCTTTTATACACATTTCTAGTTCCCCATTCTGGACTGGGttttactggaaaaaccaccagTACAGTTTGTGGTCGGCAGGCACATCCTGACTtgtaaacaactccaggatgtagcCCACCACAAACTGTAGAACATTGCAACAGTTTATGCAAAAGTACATGTAtttcatacatttctcagaatcggctaaCCACTAGCTTAAccacaactgattcttgctaaacatacAGGACACATGCTGTTCTGTGacaagacagcaagttgcaaactTTAAAATCATTTTTGGAGGAGAGACTGATCTTCAGGTTTCAAGCAGACAGGCATCAAACATGGAGTCACTCTGGTTCACTGACCCCTTCACAGTCAATCAATGAACAGTGAGATAATGCATATAGAAATCCATCTGATTAAATGGCTCTGCTGTAGCTGTGATTAATAATAGAATTTAGATTTGAATATCTAATTTATCATTTTATTCCCCACAAGAAAATGGAGGATGGGGAGCACCCAATCTACAAAATTACTTTGAAGCATGCCAGCTAGTGAAACTGCTAGAATTAGTTTTTGGTGAGACAAAAAGATGGGTAAGAATAGAGAAGTCAATACCTGGGTGGGACCACTGTTCATATCTAAAGAAAGgatgaacaaacaaaaataaagaaaataaaaggaaatccaCTATCCCCAACATTAGAATGCTGGAaataatggcaaaataaattcccATTGAACAAAATAGACAATAGAATTATTCAATAAAAAGAACAGATATatgaaaaagtaataataaatttaacTAAAAATGGTATAACAAACATAGGTGACCTTATAAATTTGGATAGAACAGCAAACGACTGGGAGGAGTTAAAAGACACATGTGGATCAAGCAATTTGTTGTTATTGCATGGAATGTTGCAAAAGATTACATagtagaaggaggaggaaggtgcCAAGACAGATATAGATCAAATATTACAATGAAAtatgggaaagagaaaggaattatgggattcatatATAACAAATTAATGAGTAACTAAAACAATTTACAACCCACACTGTTAGAAGTATGGAAAGAGGACATAAACTGTAATCAGAAGGACATAGAATTGTGGAAAAATTCTATCCAAAAACTTAAACGTTCAAAAATCAAGGAAATACCATGGAAAATACTGTTAAAAATGGTATAGGACCCACCAGCAATTAGCACACATTATGAAAAAGACATCTAAATTCTGTTGACATGAATGCGGGGAAACAGGAACTttcattcatatgtggtgggTATGTGCCAAGGTACAAGAATTCTATAGGAAAGGCGGGAATTAAGAAATGATTAGGGTAAAAAATGGGTTGAACACAAACCAGATTTTTACCCTAAAACTGGAAGGGGAAAGTGGCAATAAAGACTGTGCTGAGACGACAAAATATATGATAGCTGTGGCACAAGCTATGGTTGTCCTAGGATGGAAAGAGCATAGAAAGGGGATATACAAAAATTGtacgaatacagtagagtctcacttatccaacactcatttatccaacgttctggattatccaacgcatttttgtagtcaatgttttcaatacattgtgatattttggtgccaaattcgtaaatacagtaattactacatagcatttttgcgtattgaactactttttctgtcaaatttgttattaaacatgatgttttggtgcttaatttgtaaaatcataacctaatttgatgtgcaataggcttttccttaatccctccttattatccaacatattcgcttatacaatgttctgccggcccgtttatattggataagtgagtattaaGATGGAGTAAAGCATCATTAATtatactgtgtagatgcatctcCTGATATTGTCTTTCCTggcactgatattattattattattattattattattattattattattattattattattattattattattattatgtagtcaATTATCTTAACAAAGATTCAAAGCAACAGAGAGtgctaaaaacaaaatataatgtcACCATCTAAAGACTATAAACATTATAGTAGAATTTAACCCCATGCAATGTAAAAGTAAACACTTTaaactattaaaacatatttaaaatactgATCTAGAGAATTTTAATGAATCTACTCTTTTGTAGTTCTAAGGAATAAAatcagaggaaaaagaagaaaacaaatcctCACGGTCCAACTGCAGACTCAATTGTTTCTCCAGATTCACAGTAAAGACGGATGCCATTCAGAGATGTATCGTCCTTTAGTATACCTTGCGGTTCTTGTacctaataaaaatgaaaaaaagagattgtgtcAAAATACTTGTTCTAACTGGCCTTTATGTATATTTTCTGTCCGAATTTTTGAGGTGCACTGGCTTGTACCCCTAATCAAGCACTATTCTGTTGCAAACATGGCCTAGAAACCTAGGTTACTCTGAAGTTCTCATACCCTGAGTAGCTTTGTGCTTCTTTGCTTCTGATGCTTTCCAAAATGGTAAATCTAGTACAGGCAGTCTCACCCGACTAACAAAcacataattaagaatgggggtgagacaacaggaagtgagataaatctatccCTAAAAAGGGAAATTCACCTCTGAAAGAATTATTATGGGGGAAATGTgtttccattgaagctttatcacaatcCTTGCTTTCACAAGAAGCCATATGAATAAAGCCATTATGTTAGTAAAAATGGTGTAGATTGAATCTAGGattttcatttttcaaagaaTGCACTTATTACAACTTCTGTACCATCCCTGATTACAATTCAAATTTTTATCCCCTTTTCATAAGCTTGTCATGGATTTTAATCATGGAAAAACTGGAAAAGTTATGTCATTCACAACAACTGAAGCTGGTAAGAGGCAT is a window from the Anolis carolinensis isolate JA03-04 chromosome 3, rAnoCar3.1.pri, whole genome shotgun sequence genome containing:
- the LOC134297358 gene encoding vitelline membrane outer layer protein 1-like; the encoded protein is MDLSVNIAICLIFCCVWNAESRKTNVILTVPNGAKWGDWGEIQFCTSGHANGFAIKVQEPQGILKDDTSLNGIRLYCESGETIESAVGPFGEWSNSINCSKGYLNSFSLNVEKPQGPLDDSAANNIKFKCQDGEELKGDSYEWGTFGPWSLSCKTGAICGIQTRVEPANRGFFTDDTGLNDVQFYCCD